A single window of Nocardioides kongjuensis DNA harbors:
- a CDS encoding MFS transporter, with translation MTSSARAAATPTNRYLVVAICFAAIVFDGYDLISYGSTVPSLLAYEEWSLTPAEVGALGSYALLGMLFGALASGPLTDRLGRRKVLLGCLVLYSTAMLFIAVAPNPGVLGALRFVAGLGFGGVAPVAIALVVEVARPHERQRLNAMMLAGFSVGGVLAALAALVFLDDIGFRGLWAFGGIALVTVVPLAWRFIPETAPTRRDDSSGTGDSPLRQLTAGRAVVSLVLFGIANFAGFLLVFGLNTWLPELMRKADYGLGSALAFQLLLNLGAVVGGIGGSALADRYGARLIAPICFAVATGAVLVMAAAPATGVMAVATIAAGIGSIGTQMIVFGYVATYFSSEVRGTALGLTTGVGRLGAVTGPTIGGVLLSSGLGNVWVFGFFGAIAVLGGLACLAVPRRNAGDTSVADVVAADRVGR, from the coding sequence ATGACGTCCTCTGCGCGCGCCGCAGCCACCCCGACCAACCGCTACCTGGTGGTCGCCATCTGCTTCGCCGCCATCGTCTTCGATGGCTACGACCTGATCAGCTACGGGTCGACGGTGCCGTCCCTGCTCGCCTACGAGGAGTGGTCGCTGACCCCGGCCGAGGTAGGAGCGCTCGGCAGCTACGCCCTCCTCGGCATGCTCTTCGGCGCCCTGGCCTCCGGGCCGCTCACCGACCGGCTCGGTCGGCGCAAGGTGCTGCTGGGATGCTTGGTCCTCTACTCCACCGCGATGCTCTTCATCGCCGTGGCGCCCAACCCAGGCGTTCTCGGCGCTCTCCGCTTCGTGGCCGGGCTCGGCTTCGGCGGCGTCGCGCCGGTGGCCATCGCACTGGTCGTCGAGGTCGCCCGGCCGCACGAGCGGCAACGTCTCAACGCGATGATGCTCGCCGGCTTCTCCGTCGGCGGGGTGCTGGCCGCGCTCGCCGCCCTGGTGTTCCTCGACGACATCGGGTTCCGCGGACTGTGGGCCTTCGGAGGCATCGCCCTCGTGACGGTCGTGCCTCTCGCCTGGCGCTTCATCCCGGAGACCGCGCCGACCCGCCGCGACGACAGCTCCGGCACGGGCGACTCGCCCCTGCGCCAGCTCACCGCCGGACGAGCCGTCGTCTCCCTGGTGCTGTTCGGGATCGCCAACTTTGCCGGCTTCCTCCTGGTGTTCGGCCTCAACACCTGGCTCCCCGAGCTGATGCGCAAGGCCGACTACGGCCTCGGGTCGGCGCTGGCCTTCCAGCTGTTGCTCAACCTCGGTGCGGTGGTCGGTGGCATCGGCGGCTCCGCGCTCGCGGACCGGTACGGCGCCCGCCTCATCGCCCCGATCTGCTTCGCTGTGGCGACCGGCGCGGTGCTGGTCATGGCCGCGGCCCCTGCGACGGGTGTCATGGCCGTCGCGACGATCGCCGCCGGCATCGGCTCGATCGGCACGCAGATGATCGTGTTCGGGTACGTCGCGACGTACTTCTCGAGCGAGGTGCGCGGCACGGCGCTCGGCCTGACCACGGGTGTCGGCCGGCTCGGCGCCGTGACGGGCCCGACGATCGGCGGCGTCCTGCTGTCCAGCGGGCTCGGCAACGTGTGGGTGTTCGGGTTCTTCGGTGCGATCGCGGTCCTCGGCGGCCTGGCCTGTCTCGCCGTCCCGAGGCGCAACGCCGGTGACACGTCGGTCGCCGACGTCGTCGCGGCCGACCGGGTGGGCCGATGA
- a CDS encoding alpha/beta hydrolase yields MSGLRRLAALGLAVATSLVAVGGAPAGADTGGAEPLAGDVAVLGPADSPSGADCTALSFPVRQFAGATRVLQVYGELCSQGAVDASTPVQVLIHGGTYNHNYWDWPFQPERYSYVRAATRAGFVTLNVDRLGYGRSDHPNPLTLDFRVAAYVTHQLVQYLREGAVGPAFETVVLNGHSMGGLTAQREAAAYHDVDAVIVTGVGHDFAATGIAQVADKFYPALLDPKFPGLTLPAGYLTTVPGNRLRTFIEPGEVDPAIAETEERLKDTLSPTELTGITLDSYDPAITRAITAPVLYALGQHDLIWCPTTRDCNTDPQPAREHGYYAEGTSYTSYVVQGAGHSVNMNTVAPDFYAETFRWLAGQGIG; encoded by the coding sequence ATGAGCGGGCTGCGCCGGCTTGCGGCGCTCGGCCTCGCCGTCGCCACCTCTCTGGTCGCGGTCGGCGGCGCGCCGGCCGGTGCCGACACCGGCGGCGCCGAGCCGCTCGCCGGCGACGTCGCGGTGCTCGGGCCGGCGGACTCGCCCAGCGGTGCCGACTGCACGGCCCTGAGCTTCCCTGTCCGCCAGTTCGCCGGGGCGACCCGGGTACTCCAGGTCTACGGCGAGCTGTGCTCACAGGGAGCCGTCGACGCATCGACACCCGTGCAGGTGCTGATCCACGGCGGCACCTACAACCACAATTACTGGGACTGGCCCTTCCAGCCAGAGCGCTACTCCTACGTCCGTGCTGCCACACGAGCCGGCTTCGTCACCCTCAACGTCGACCGGCTCGGGTACGGCCGCAGCGACCACCCGAACCCGTTGACCCTGGACTTCCGCGTCGCGGCCTACGTCACGCACCAGCTCGTGCAGTACCTGCGCGAGGGCGCAGTGGGCCCGGCGTTCGAGACCGTCGTGCTGAACGGACACTCGATGGGCGGTCTGACGGCGCAACGCGAGGCCGCGGCGTACCACGACGTCGACGCGGTGATCGTGACTGGTGTCGGCCACGACTTCGCTGCCACCGGCATCGCGCAGGTGGCCGACAAGTTCTACCCGGCTCTGCTGGACCCGAAGTTCCCGGGACTCACCCTCCCGGCCGGGTACCTGACGACCGTGCCGGGCAACCGGCTGCGGACGTTCATCGAGCCCGGCGAGGTCGACCCAGCGATCGCCGAGACCGAGGAGCGGCTCAAGGACACGCTGTCGCCGACCGAGCTGACCGGGATCACCCTCGACTCCTACGACCCGGCGATCACGCGTGCGATCACTGCGCCGGTCCTGTACGCGCTCGGGCAGCACGACCTGATCTGGTGCCCGACAACCCGGGACTGCAACACGGATCCACAGCCGGCGCGCGAGCACGGCTACTACGCCGAGGGCACGTCGTACACCTCGTACGTCGTGCAGGGAGCAGGGCACTCGGTCAACATGAACACCGTGGCGCCCGACTTCTACGCGGAGACCTTCCGGTGGCTCGCGGGTCAGGGGATCGGCTGA
- a CDS encoding NAD-dependent protein deacetylase yields the protein MTLVGQRDPALERCASGPLVVLTGAGLSTDSGIPDYRGPGAPARMPMTYQEFVSGPAAQQRYWARSHLGWSRMRRAEPNAGHRAVAALGADLVVTQNVDGLHEAAGTRDLVALHGRIADVVCLTCRRTTPRAALQQRLEDANPGWAARHADVAVRPDGDVDLEETTDFVVPACVDCGGPLKPDVVFFGENVPKPRVERCYAAVEALDATGGTLLVAGSSLTVMSGLRFVRRAAQHGIDVVIVNRGTTRGDDLATHKVEAGVSEWLTALAAARAAASAADRFAGTQPIP from the coding sequence GTGACGCTCGTCGGCCAACGCGACCCTGCGCTCGAGCGCTGCGCGTCCGGACCGCTGGTCGTCCTCACCGGCGCCGGGCTGTCGACCGACTCCGGGATCCCTGACTATCGCGGCCCCGGTGCGCCCGCGCGGATGCCGATGACCTACCAGGAGTTCGTGTCCGGGCCGGCTGCACAGCAGCGGTACTGGGCGCGCAGCCACCTCGGCTGGTCGCGGATGCGCCGCGCCGAGCCCAACGCCGGCCACCGCGCCGTCGCCGCCCTCGGCGCCGACCTCGTGGTCACCCAGAACGTCGACGGCCTCCACGAGGCTGCCGGCACTCGTGACCTCGTCGCCCTGCACGGCCGGATCGCCGACGTGGTCTGCCTGACCTGCCGCCGCACGACGCCCCGGGCCGCGCTCCAGCAGCGGCTCGAGGACGCCAACCCGGGCTGGGCGGCCCGGCACGCCGACGTCGCGGTCCGCCCCGACGGGGACGTCGACCTCGAGGAGACCACCGACTTCGTGGTCCCCGCGTGCGTGGACTGCGGCGGCCCGCTCAAGCCGGACGTCGTGTTCTTCGGCGAGAACGTCCCGAAGCCACGGGTCGAGCGCTGCTACGCCGCGGTCGAGGCACTCGACGCGACCGGCGGCACGCTGCTGGTCGCCGGCTCCAGCCTGACCGTCATGAGCGGGCTCCGGTTCGTGCGACGAGCCGCGCAGCACGGCATCGACGTCGTCATCGTCAACCGCGGCACCACCCGCGGTGACGACCTCGCCACCCACAAGGTCGAGGCCGGGGTCAGCGAGTGGCTGACGGCACTGGCCGCGGCTCGAGCCGCGGCCAGCGCCGCCGACCGGTTCGCAGGAACTCAGCCGATCCCCTGA
- a CDS encoding methyltransferase domain-containing protein, translating into MPGSATADRRIDDAFAAVPRERFLPPDQRRYADADRALPLGYAVTNSQPTTVRHMLTLLGVEPGDRILDVGCGSGWSTALLAHLTGPTGLVVGVELVPQVLAMALGNLRPRPANIRLHLADPAVLGWPAEAPYDRVLVSADAATLPNALVRQVRPGGVLVGPVAGEMLRVERHGRYVFVPLRTLER; encoded by the coding sequence GTGCCCGGCTCCGCTACGGCTGATCGCCGCATCGACGACGCGTTCGCGGCGGTGCCGCGTGAACGCTTCCTCCCGCCCGACCAGAGGCGGTACGCCGACGCGGACCGCGCCCTGCCGCTGGGGTACGCCGTCACGAACTCCCAGCCGACCACCGTCCGTCACATGCTCACGCTGCTCGGCGTCGAGCCCGGGGACCGGATCCTCGACGTGGGGTGCGGGTCGGGGTGGTCGACGGCGCTGCTCGCCCACCTGACCGGACCGACCGGGCTCGTGGTCGGTGTCGAGCTGGTGCCGCAGGTGCTGGCGATGGCGCTCGGCAACCTCCGCCCGCGCCCGGCGAACATCCGGCTGCACCTCGCCGACCCCGCGGTGCTCGGCTGGCCCGCGGAGGCGCCGTACGACCGGGTGCTGGTGTCCGCCGACGCCGCCACCTTGCCCAACGCCCTGGTCCGCCAGGTCCGCCCGGGCGGGGTGCTGGTCGGTCCGGTCGCGGGCGAGATGCTGCGGGTGGAGCGGCACGGGCGCTACGTCTTCGTGCCGCTGCGTACCCTTGAGCGGTGA
- a CDS encoding DUF2277 domain-containing protein — MCRNIRPLNNFEPPATRDEVTAAALQFVRKVSGTTKPSQANQAAFDQAVAEIAHITQHLLDDLVTTAPPKNREVEAEKARARARLRYG, encoded by the coding sequence ATGTGCCGCAACATCCGCCCGCTCAACAACTTCGAGCCTCCGGCGACCCGCGACGAGGTGACCGCGGCGGCGCTGCAGTTCGTCCGCAAGGTCAGCGGTACGACGAAGCCCAGCCAGGCCAACCAGGCGGCCTTCGACCAGGCCGTCGCGGAGATCGCCCACATCACCCAGCACCTCCTCGACGACCTGGTGACGACGGCGCCGCCGAAGAACCGGGAGGTCGAGGCCGAGAAGGCGCGTGCGCGTGCCCGGCTCCGCTACGGCTGA
- a CDS encoding beta-propeller domain-containing protein gives MTDLERLWDDYPAGPAPVGAILSAAGSAPRRRLLVRPLTTAAAVTALAGAFVAGTIVDGGGPGGSGGSGGPVAGPHRLPRHVAFQADLEPATSCDDLRASYVDRALQVVGPWGWAGPIAYAADGDFLRKQASGPEVADSAASAASGAARTPQTERRTSSETGTNVQEAGVDEPDTVKTDGRVMVVVRHERLDVYDVSGPSTAKVSSLLLPRIDDPEVLLAGDTVVALGRDAASTPDAPGTRVLTVSLADPGDPEVVDDVSYDAAQASARQHGDTVRLVLASGLPDLDFVQPTGKRSEDEALAHNREAVEDSTLEDWLPTVTAGDAKPRQLLDCRDVALAPDEVALGTTSVVGFDAARADRLDAIGLDGLTDIAYESADHLYLASSGAGPWGCIDWCGDVVNGTPRFVPGGLGGSSYLFDFALDGTRATHVASGEVEGAIRDRWSLDEAGGVLRVAVGPTSETGNFSSVLTLARDGTDLVERGRLDGLGRNEEIQSVRWFDDLAIVVTFRRRDPLYAVDLTDTASPRLLGALKIPGFSSYLHPLGRARLIGVGEGPGPDGWGAQVGLFDVRDTTRISRLDVLPYGGNTSALAGTDPRAFTWLPGRRTVLTVVEKWGSRRIGYLSVLKLAGGKLHERRIKVEYGDDVDRVRTVPMPDGRVVLVTGEDAQFLEL, from the coding sequence GTGACCGACCTCGAACGACTCTGGGACGACTACCCCGCCGGCCCCGCACCGGTGGGCGCGATCCTCTCCGCTGCTGGCTCCGCTCCTCGCCGGCGGTTGCTGGTGCGTCCGCTGACGACCGCCGCTGCGGTGACCGCACTGGCCGGTGCCTTCGTCGCCGGCACGATCGTCGACGGTGGTGGCCCGGGCGGCTCGGGCGGCTCGGGTGGTCCGGTCGCGGGCCCGCACCGGCTGCCGCGGCACGTCGCGTTCCAGGCCGACCTGGAACCGGCCACGTCGTGCGACGACCTGCGGGCGTCGTACGTCGACCGGGCACTTCAGGTCGTCGGGCCGTGGGGCTGGGCTGGCCCGATCGCGTACGCCGCGGACGGCGACTTCCTGCGCAAGCAGGCCTCTGGGCCGGAGGTGGCGGACTCGGCCGCCTCGGCCGCCTCGGGCGCCGCCCGGACGCCGCAGACCGAGCGCCGGACCAGCAGCGAGACCGGCACCAACGTGCAGGAGGCCGGCGTCGACGAGCCCGACACGGTCAAGACCGACGGCAGGGTCATGGTCGTCGTACGCCACGAGCGCCTCGACGTCTACGACGTCTCCGGCCCCTCGACGGCGAAGGTCTCCTCGCTCCTCCTCCCCCGCATCGACGACCCCGAGGTCCTGCTGGCCGGGGACACGGTGGTCGCCCTGGGCCGGGACGCGGCCAGCACCCCCGACGCGCCCGGCACCCGGGTGCTGACGGTGTCGCTCGCCGACCCGGGCGACCCGGAGGTCGTCGACGACGTCAGCTACGACGCCGCCCAGGCCTCCGCCCGCCAGCACGGCGACACGGTCCGCCTGGTGCTGGCCAGCGGACTGCCGGACCTCGACTTCGTGCAGCCGACCGGCAAGCGCAGCGAGGACGAGGCCCTCGCCCACAACCGAGAGGCGGTCGAGGACAGCACCCTCGAGGACTGGCTCCCGACCGTCACCGCCGGCGACGCCAAGCCCCGTCAGCTGCTCGACTGCCGCGACGTCGCGCTCGCGCCCGACGAGGTCGCCCTCGGCACCACCAGCGTCGTCGGCTTCGACGCCGCCAGGGCCGACCGGCTCGACGCGATCGGGCTGGACGGCCTCACCGACATCGCCTACGAGTCGGCCGACCACCTCTACCTCGCCAGCTCCGGCGCGGGCCCGTGGGGCTGCATCGACTGGTGCGGCGACGTCGTGAACGGGACGCCCCGGTTCGTCCCCGGCGGGCTCGGCGGCTCGTCGTACCTCTTCGACTTCGCGCTCGACGGCACCCGCGCCACCCACGTCGCCTCCGGCGAGGTCGAGGGCGCCATCCGCGACCGGTGGTCCCTCGACGAGGCCGGCGGCGTGCTCCGGGTCGCCGTCGGCCCCACCAGCGAGACCGGCAACTTCAGCTCGGTGCTGACCCTCGCCCGGGACGGCACGGACCTCGTCGAGCGCGGCCGCCTCGACGGCCTGGGCCGCAACGAGGAGATCCAGTCGGTGCGCTGGTTCGACGACCTCGCGATCGTGGTGACCTTCCGGCGCAGGGACCCGCTGTACGCCGTCGACCTCACCGACACCGCCTCCCCGCGCCTGCTCGGCGCACTGAAGATCCCCGGCTTCTCGTCGTACCTGCACCCGCTGGGCCGGGCCCGCCTGATCGGCGTCGGCGAGGGCCCCGGCCCCGACGGCTGGGGCGCGCAGGTCGGCCTGTTCGACGTACGCGACACCACCCGGATCTCCCGCCTCGACGTGCTGCCCTACGGCGGCAACACCTCCGCGCTCGCCGGCACCGACCCGCGCGCCTTCACCTGGCTGCCCGGCCGGCGCACCGTGCTCACCGTGGTCGAGAAGTGGGGCAGCCGCCGGATCGGCTACCTGTCGGTGCTCAAGCTGGCCGGCGGCAAGCTGCACGAGCGGCGGATCAAGGTGGAGTACGGCGACGACGTCGACCGGGTGCGCACCGTGCCGATGCCCGACGGCCGGGTCGTGCTCGTCACCGGCGAGGACGCGCAGTTCCTGGAGCTGTGA
- a CDS encoding sigma-70 family RNA polymerase sigma factor, giving the protein MEPDTEATYADYVRRSWPSLVRAAVFLGARPHEAEDLAQTTLVRCYTGWGRVSSAENRDAYVYRMLLNCLRDVRRTRWWKDRQHDVALDGPRTAEPDATDRVAVADAVHRALGGLSKPNREVVVLRYFVQLTERQTAEVLGIPAGTVKSRLSRALAHLAADDHLLDLTGGTR; this is encoded by the coding sequence GTGGAACCCGACACCGAGGCGACGTACGCCGACTACGTCCGGCGGAGCTGGCCGAGCCTGGTCCGCGCCGCCGTGTTCCTCGGCGCCCGCCCGCACGAGGCCGAGGACCTCGCCCAGACCACGCTGGTGCGCTGCTACACCGGCTGGGGCAGGGTCAGCAGCGCGGAGAACCGCGACGCGTACGTCTACCGGATGCTGCTCAACTGCCTGCGCGACGTGCGGCGCACCCGCTGGTGGAAGGACCGGCAGCACGACGTCGCGCTGGACGGGCCGCGCACCGCGGAGCCCGACGCCACCGACCGGGTGGCGGTCGCCGACGCGGTGCACCGAGCCCTCGGCGGCCTGAGCAAGCCCAACCGCGAGGTGGTCGTGCTGCGGTACTTCGTGCAGCTCACCGAGCGCCAGACAGCCGAGGTCCTCGGCATCCCCGCGGGCACGGTGAAGAGCCGGCTCTCCCGCGCGCTGGCCCACCTCGCCGCCGACGACCACCTCCTCGACCTCACCGGAGGCACCAGGTGA
- a CDS encoding saccharopine dehydrogenase family protein has translation MADSTRPYDVVLFGATGFTGGLTADYLAAHAPAGLRWALAGRNERKLESVRDHLAAANPALADLPLLVADAADADALAEVVATTKVVATTVGPYVEFGGPLVAACANAGTDYVDLTGEPEFVDRTYVEHNAAAEGSGARLVHSCGFDSIPHDLGAYFTIKELAKEVGGEITTPVSMRGVVRAGAGFSGGTFHSALTAFSRARQMKEASTARRRLEPRPEGRRSRAVAGRPRRDHDLGYWLLPLPTIDPFVVARSGAHLPSYGPDFSYSHFAGTKTLRYAAGGAVGVTGLTLAAQVPPLRNALLKRVPQGEGPSPSRREKSWFTVDFVAETAGAKVRTRVSGGDPGYTETAKMLAESALCLALDDNPNVSGQVTTATAMGDALLGRLERAGITFERR, from the coding sequence ATGGCTGACAGCACGCGCCCGTACGACGTCGTCCTGTTCGGAGCCACCGGCTTCACCGGGGGACTCACCGCCGACTACCTCGCCGCGCACGCGCCCGCCGGTCTGCGCTGGGCGCTGGCCGGTCGCAACGAGCGCAAGCTCGAGTCGGTCCGTGACCACCTCGCCGCCGCGAACCCGGCTCTCGCCGACCTGCCGCTGCTGGTCGCCGACGCCGCGGACGCGGACGCACTGGCCGAGGTCGTGGCGACGACCAAGGTCGTGGCGACCACCGTCGGTCCGTACGTCGAGTTCGGCGGTCCGCTCGTCGCGGCCTGCGCCAACGCCGGCACCGACTACGTCGACCTGACCGGCGAGCCGGAGTTCGTCGACCGCACCTACGTCGAGCACAACGCGGCCGCCGAGGGCTCGGGCGCCCGGCTGGTGCACTCGTGCGGCTTCGACTCGATCCCGCACGACCTCGGCGCGTACTTCACGATCAAGGAGCTGGCCAAGGAGGTCGGCGGCGAGATCACGACGCCGGTCTCCATGCGCGGCGTCGTCCGCGCGGGGGCCGGCTTCTCCGGCGGCACCTTCCACTCGGCCCTCACTGCCTTCTCCCGCGCCCGGCAGATGAAGGAGGCCTCGACGGCCCGCCGCCGCCTCGAGCCGCGTCCCGAGGGCCGTCGGTCCCGTGCCGTCGCCGGACGACCGCGCCGCGACCACGACCTCGGCTACTGGCTGCTGCCGCTGCCCACCATCGACCCGTTCGTCGTGGCCCGCAGCGGCGCCCACCTGCCGTCGTACGGTCCCGACTTCAGCTACTCGCACTTCGCCGGCACCAAGACCCTGCGCTACGCCGCCGGCGGCGCGGTCGGCGTCACCGGCCTCACCCTGGCCGCCCAGGTGCCGCCGCTGCGCAACGCCCTCCTCAAGCGGGTCCCGCAGGGCGAGGGCCCCTCGCCGAGCCGGCGCGAGAAGTCCTGGTTCACCGTCGACTTCGTCGCCGAGACCGCGGGCGCGAAGGTGCGGACCCGGGTCTCCGGCGGCGACCCGGGCTACACCGAGACCGCGAAGATGCTGGCCGAGTCGGCGCTGTGCCTGGCCCTCGACGACAACCCGAACGTCTCCGGGCAGGTCACCACCGCCACGGCGATGGGGGATGCGCTGCTCGGCCGGTTGGAGCGGGCGGGGATCACCTTCGAGCGTCGCTGA
- a CDS encoding sigma-70 family RNA polymerase sigma factor, whose protein sequence is MTVSGPPADDATLVAGVLAGDRQAFAGVYERYADRLHDFAYSMLRNREEAADCVADSFVLMAEKVGQLRDPSRLRPWLYSVVRNECLRTLRGRAREAHDDEWLEAMPDLGSGPEQQVTDAAVQDELRELVWAAIEGLNDRDRALLDLHLRQGLDGGELAAAMDVTPQNSYVMLSRARDQVERSLGALLVARRGSELCGELSGILGDWDGRFSPLIRKRVARHIDGCETCETRRRLMVSPLALLAGVPAFAAPAALRDRVLEDERLVAYYVDDPVLPAGGVAGSGTTKRVLLVVGLVVLLLGLGGAAGLAWWPDGDEPAVATDPATSSSLPTTQATQAAEPTATPTTAVPADPAPTDATGATPTEPTSATTEATLAAPGDLRVSTRSLRLGTKQKGSVQLRNAGGTALDYTVRSRAAWLSVSRSEGSLDPGAGSGLTITADRAALGEGSSTGTVAVSWSGGTVLVSVQVGVDNPPVVGAIQVGGPSDCSGRTITATATDTTLQSVRVAWSGPSGNGQKAMTASGGGWTASIGPFPIGGTVTATVTAVDRAGHTTTRSTSFDVDPCPG, encoded by the coding sequence ATGACTGTCTCGGGCCCGCCCGCGGACGACGCGACCCTGGTCGCGGGCGTCCTCGCCGGCGACCGGCAGGCCTTCGCCGGTGTCTACGAGCGGTACGCCGACCGGTTGCACGACTTCGCGTACTCGATGCTCCGCAACCGCGAGGAGGCGGCGGACTGCGTGGCGGACTCGTTCGTGCTCATGGCCGAGAAGGTCGGCCAGCTGCGCGATCCCTCGCGGCTGCGGCCGTGGCTGTACTCCGTGGTGCGCAACGAGTGCCTGCGCACGCTGCGCGGCCGGGCCCGGGAGGCCCACGACGACGAGTGGCTCGAAGCCATGCCTGACCTCGGCAGCGGGCCCGAGCAGCAGGTGACCGACGCCGCCGTCCAGGACGAGCTGCGCGAGCTGGTCTGGGCGGCGATCGAGGGGCTCAACGACCGCGACCGCGCGCTCCTCGACCTGCACCTGCGCCAGGGGCTCGACGGCGGCGAGCTCGCGGCCGCGATGGACGTGACCCCGCAGAACTCCTACGTGATGCTCAGCCGCGCCCGCGACCAGGTCGAGCGCTCGCTCGGGGCGCTGCTCGTCGCGCGCCGCGGCAGCGAGCTGTGCGGAGAGCTCTCCGGCATCCTCGGCGACTGGGACGGCCGCTTCTCGCCGCTGATCCGCAAGCGGGTCGCCCGCCACATCGACGGCTGCGAGACGTGCGAGACCCGCCGCAGGCTGATGGTCAGCCCGCTGGCCCTGCTCGCCGGCGTCCCCGCCTTCGCCGCACCCGCCGCGCTGCGCGACCGGGTCCTGGAGGACGAGCGGCTGGTCGCCTACTACGTCGACGACCCGGTCCTGCCGGCCGGAGGAGTCGCCGGAAGCGGTACGACGAAGCGCGTGCTGCTCGTCGTCGGCCTCGTCGTGCTGCTGCTCGGCCTCGGTGGCGCCGCCGGGCTCGCCTGGTGGCCGGACGGCGACGAGCCGGCGGTCGCGACCGACCCGGCGACGAGCAGCTCGCTCCCGACCACCCAGGCGACCCAGGCGGCCGAGCCGACGGCGACCCCGACGACCGCCGTACCCGCGGACCCCGCGCCCACGGACGCGACCGGGGCGACGCCGACCGAGCCGACCAGCGCCACCACCGAGGCGACCCTGGCCGCGCCGGGCGACCTGCGCGTGTCGACCCGGAGCCTGCGCCTGGGCACGAAGCAGAAGGGCTCCGTGCAGCTGCGCAACGCCGGCGGCACCGCCCTCGACTACACCGTGAGGTCCCGCGCAGCGTGGCTCTCGGTGTCGCGGTCGGAGGGCTCGCTCGACCCGGGTGCAGGCTCCGGCCTGACGATCACCGCTGACCGCGCCGCCCTCGGCGAGGGCAGCAGCACCGGCACCGTCGCGGTCTCCTGGTCGGGGGGAACGGTCCTGGTCTCGGTCCAGGTCGGTGTGGACAACCCGCCGGTCGTCGGTGCGATCCAGGTCGGCGGTCCCAGCGACTGCTCGGGCCGCACCATCACCGCGACCGCCACCGACACGACCCTCCAGTCGGTCCGCGTCGCGTGGAGCGGCCCGAGCGGCAACGGCCAGAAGGCGATGACCGCGTCCGGGGGCGGCTGGACCGCGAGCATCGGACCGTTCCCGATCGGCGGCACCGTCACCGCGACGGTCACCGCCGTCGACCGGGCCGGGCACACCACGACCCGCTCGACGAGCTTCGACGTCGACCCCTGCCCGGGCTGA
- a CDS encoding dienelactone hydrolase family protein yields the protein MAEVVLFHHARGLTDGVRRFADSLRSAGHVVHTPDLFDGTLPASLDAGLALIRELGDDLDARADRAVDALPGELVYAGFSVGEAAAQRLAQTRPGARGALLYESCIPVTGEWAFGPWPAGVPVQVHGAEGDEFFAEDLPAAQGLVEAAGPDLAELFLYPAEGHLFTDSSLPTYDAAAAEMVLERSVEFLARLG from the coding sequence ATGGCCGAGGTCGTCCTGTTCCACCACGCCCGCGGACTCACCGACGGAGTGCGCCGGTTCGCAGACTCGCTGCGCTCCGCCGGACACGTCGTGCACACCCCCGACCTGTTCGACGGCACCCTCCCCGCCAGCCTCGACGCCGGCCTGGCGCTGATCCGCGAGCTCGGCGACGATCTCGACGCGCGCGCCGACCGCGCCGTCGACGCCCTCCCGGGCGAGCTCGTGTACGCCGGCTTCTCCGTCGGCGAGGCCGCCGCCCAGCGGCTGGCCCAGACCCGGCCCGGCGCGCGCGGCGCCCTGCTCTACGAGTCCTGCATCCCCGTCACGGGTGAGTGGGCCTTCGGCCCGTGGCCGGCCGGCGTACCCGTGCAGGTGCACGGCGCCGAGGGCGACGAGTTCTTCGCCGAGGACCTGCCCGCGGCGCAGGGCCTGGTCGAGGCCGCGGGACCCGACCTGGCCGAGCTGTTCCTGTACCCCGCCGAGGGACACCTGTTCACGGACAGCTCGCTGCCGACGTACGACGCGGCGGCGGCCGAGATGGTGCTGGAGCGGTCGGTGGAGTTCCTCGCCCGGCTGGGGTGA